In Aphelocoma coerulescens isolate FSJ_1873_10779 chromosome 13, UR_Acoe_1.0, whole genome shotgun sequence, the following are encoded in one genomic region:
- the LOC138118338 gene encoding protocadherin alpha-C2-like — MAAAARRSRGGAAVLGPLLLLGLCAGRAAGGPLRYSVREELPHGAFVGSVASDLGVDPRRLAARGARITSGSGRQYLELELGRGALLVRERMDREALCELSPSCFLSLELVIEQPIEVHNVEVEVLDINDNAPRFPRQDYRLEISESAVPGARFHIESAQDPDVGTNSVQNYLLSPSRHFALDLKGFQSGSKLLELVLQQPLDREQTALQQLVLTAVDGGDPPKSGTAQISVRVVDTNDNPPAFDRSTYTVSLLENSLPGTLVVKLNASDPDEGSNGDVIYSFGSYTPQKVRQLFSVDPHSGEVRVNGTLDYEEASSYEIYVQATDQGPVSMAGHCKVLVNIVDANDNVPEVELTSLYSPVPEDARSGTVVALMSVTDQDSGLNKQVSLRIPPGLPFTLNSFKNSYTLVTQGKLDHEKAAAYNITVTATDSGSPPLSSQKVIHVEVSDINDNPPRFEEPVYSVYIPENNPLGAFLCTIKATDPDVAKNAYVSYSLVDGEIEGLPVASYVSIKSDSGNMYAVRSFDYETLREFQVIVQAQDAGIPPLSSTVTVYIYVVDENDHAPQILYPTSTNTSAALEMIPRSAYAGYLVTKIIAIDGDSGQNAWLFFYLVQTSDPGLFRIELHTGEIRTTRKLGEDSTPTFNLTVEVRDNGEPSMSSSVAITIAVVDRVSKIIPDRRRHFKSPSNYSEVTLYLIIALSAISFVFLFTIIGLTIIKCYRYSLYGSSCCAGCCTVRERSPADLYKQANNNIDARLPQGLKVQPHFIEVRGNGSLTKTYCYKACLTAGSGSDTFMFYNTCGPTGTTGPSAVVAERHLTGQSGQSAQNLIILRNDSITPNEVRLPW, encoded by the coding sequence aTGGCGGCGGCTGCTCGGCGGAgccgcggcggggcggcggtGCTGggcccgctgctgctgctggggctgtgcgccgggcgggcggcgggcgggccgcTCCGCTACTCGGTGCGGGAGGAGCTGCCGCACGGCGCCTTCGTGGGCAGCGTGGCGAGCGACCTGGGCGTGGATccgcggcggctggcggcgagGGGAGCGCGGATCACCTCGGGCAGCGGCCGGCAGTACCTGGAGTTGGAGCTGGGCCGCGGGGCGCTGCTGGTGCGGGAGCGTATGGACCGCGAGGCGCTCTGCGAGCTGAGCCCCTCCTGCTTCCTCAGCCTGGAGTTGGTCATCGAGCAGCCCATTGAGGTGCACAACGTGGAGGTGGAGGTGCTGGACATCAATGACAACGCGCCGCGGTTCCCCCGCCAGGATTACCGGCTGGAGATCAGTGAGTCTGCCGTGCCCGGGGCCCGTTTCCACATTGAAAGTGCCCAGGACCCTGATGTGGGCACCAACTCTGTGCAGAACTATCTGCTCAGCCCCAGTCGCCACTTTGCCCTGGACCTTAAAGGCTTCCAGAGTGGCAGCAAACTcctggagctggtgctgcagcagccactgGACCGGGAGCAgactgccctgcagcagctggtgctgaCTGCTGTGGATGGTGGGGATCCCCCCAAGTCTGGTACGGCCCAGATCTCTGTGCGAGTTGTGGATACCAATGACAACCCACCTGCCTTCGACCGCTCCACCTACACCGTGAGCCTTCTGGAGAACTCCCTGCCTGGCACGCTAGTGGTCAAACTCAATGCCTCAGACCCTGATGAGGGCTCTAATGGGGATGTGATCTATTCCTTCGGCAGCTACACCCCCCAGAAGGTGAGACAGCTCTTTAGCGTGGACCCACATTCAGGGGAGGTGCGGGTTAATGGCACTTTGGACTATGAGGAGGCATCCTCCTATGAGATCTATGTACAAGCCACTGATCAGGGCCCTGTCTCTATGGCTGGGCACTGCAAGGTGCTGGTCAACATTGTGGATGCCAATGATAATGTTCCCGAAGTGGAGCTGACCTCCCTGTAcagcccagtgccagaggatgcAAGGTCAGGAACTGTGGTGGCCCTGATGAGTGTCACTGACCAGGACTCGGGGCTGAACAAGCAGGTGAGCCTGCGCATTCCACCCGGCCTCCCCTTCACTCTCAACTCCTTCAAGAACTCCTACACCTTGGTCACCCAGGGCAAACTGGACCACGAGAAAGCAGCAGCCTACAACATCACAGTTACTGCTACTGATTCTGGGAGCCCCCCTCTGTCCTCCCAGAAGGTGATCCATGTGGAGGTCTCCGACATCAATGACAATCCTCCACGCTTCGAGGAACCTGTGTACTCAGTTTACATCCCTGAGAACAACCCCCTTGGAGCCTTCCTGTGCACTATTAAAGCCACTGACCCAGATGTTGCCAAAAATGCCTATGTGTCCTATTCTCTAGTAGATGGAGAGATTGAAGGGCTACCGGTtgcttcctatgtctccattaaATCCGATAGTGGCAACATGTATGCTGTCAGGTCCTTTGACTATGAGACACTAAGGGAGTTCCAGGTGATTGTCCAGGCTCAGGATGCTGGGATCCCACCACTGAGCAGCACTGTCACTGTCTACATCTACGTGGTAGATGAGAATGACCATGCTCCACAGATTCTGTATCCTACCTCAACCAACACTTCAGCAGCCCTGGAGATGATCCCACGCTCGGCATATGCTGGATATTTGGTAACCAAAATTATAGCCATTGACGGGGACTCAGGACAAAATGCCTGGTTGTTCTTCTATCTGGTGCAAACCTCAGATCCAGGTTTGTTCAGGATAGAGCTCCACACTGGGGAGATTAGGACTACTCGCAAACTGGGGGAGGACAGCACACCTACTTTCAACCTGACGGTGGAAGTGAGAGACAATGGAGAGCCATCGATGTCCTCATCAGTAGCCATCACTATTGCTGTGGTGGACAGAGTTTCCAAAATCATCCCTGATAGAAGAAGACACTTTAAAAGTCCAAGCAATTACTCAGAGGTCACTCTTTATCTCATTATCGCTTTGAGCGCCATCTCCTTCGTTTTCCTTTTCACAATCATTGGGCTGACTATTATCAAGTGCTACAGATACAGTCTGTATGGGAGCTCCTGCTGTGCAGGGTGCTGTACAGTCAGAGAACGGAGCCCTGCTGATCTGTACAAGCAGGCCAACAACAACATTGATGCTAGACTGCCCCAAGGTTTAAAAGTACAGCCCCATTTCATTGAAGTGAGGGGCAATGGGTCTCTCACTAAGACCTACTGTTATAAGGCATGCCTGACTGCAGGATCAGGAAGTGACACTTTCATGTTTTACAATACCTGTGGCCCAACAGGAACTACTGGTCCCTCTGCAGTGGTGGCTGAGAGGCATCTGACAGGACAGAGTGGGCAGAGTGCACAAAACCTGATCATACTTAGAAATGACTCCATTACTCCTAATGAGGTGAGGCTCCCTTGGTAA